The following DNA comes from Heliangelus exortis chromosome 2, bHelExo1.hap1, whole genome shotgun sequence.
CTGAAGTGCAGTGGCAATTCTAACTACTGTGGTATCTTTTCACAGTATAAGCTCTAAAACACTCTAAGATGCTGGTTTGGATTCTGTCCAAAATGCTAAACACTCTGGTTTGGATTCCATCATTTTCAGGTTGAAACCTCTGAGTATTGTTGTGCAGGAATATATGTTAGTGAAGATCTATTACTGCCCTGAGCATTCCTGCTTTGAGTCTGTTTTTTGTGAGTCAGGTAGATGAATGgttaagaaattaaatcttGGAGGTAAGAATCAAGGTAGCAAAATGAGTCCTTTAGGTACATTAAATTTGAATTCTGTCTTTAAGAGATTTGCCATTGGAGAATGTCACGTTTTATGTAATGCTTTTTTATATGGTAGCTGGAGCTATTAAAATGAATCCTAACAGCTGGAATCTCAGATATCATTTTGTAAAGCTTGCTAATATAAATGCATCAACTGCCTGGaatatttttggggggagtAGTTTCTTAGATAATAGATTCTTCCTATTTCTTATTAcctgcaaataaataaattaaaaaacctccttttttccctACCCCTATTTTACAGTTCCAAACTCTTACTGATGGTTTGCTGtccaaaaagtattttttaatgtccccttttgagttttcttttgaGGGTCAACTGTCCAGTTCATCTGGCTTTGAAAGTGCCTACTggttttgatgggtttttttgatggtATTTTCTGCTTGGGTTAGGAAATCTCCTATCTAggtgaaagaataaaaataacttccatACATGGCATGATagttaacattattttttttcctatagcaCAGGTAGGTGGTAGCACATTAAATCAAAAAACTCAGTACATGCTGATTGcttaataaagttttttttaacttattctATCTCAAAGTATTACTTCCAGTTCAATGTTATATCAGCTTAACAAATTTGATTGTAATTATCACTCTTGAGGCTTCTCATTTCATTCTCAAGCTTATAAACACAATGAAGTTTCTAGAAGATCTTAATGAGAGTGAACCAATTCTACCCCATTCTAATTTATTGTGATACTTAATGTGCCATGCAGCTCTTCTTCCTTGGTGGGGAAAAGCTTCTAGCAATTTGTGTGTATACTGCTGGAGCTCTAGAGTAGCCAAACCTTTTGTTCAGGAACTTTTCCTATATATTAGAGATATTGAGGGCATGGTATAAAGTGTGTTGGTAACAGATATTCTCTATATATGCCTTTGAGGCTGGAGGAAGTGAGCCAAAAATGAGAGAAGCCATTGGAATTCTTACTTCACATGGAACAGAAGGCTCTACTTTTATCATCTGAAAATATGTTGTAAAGTATGGAAAGTGTATAAGGTGACTTGGGTAGTTATTTCATCAGTCACTCCCTAATAACTAAGATGTGACATTTATCAATTTACAATTTACAGTTTTGTCCAAAGTATTGTGTCAGACCTTAACCAGATTACCTATAGTTCGAAATTAATTGGCAGAAACTTAAAAAATGGGCCTGTCTCTAATGCAGTAATCTATATAGAGTCTGCTGCTGTAAAAAACTCAAACAGCCCTAGGTCTGAAATCCTGTCTTTTTCACAAGCTGCTGGTGTAGTCTGCACAGGAATAAAGCTCTTATGAGCTAACACAGCTTCATAAATGTGTTTCCTAATGGCTTTTAAGCAACACACATTCAAGATGATCCTGGTGAGCTTAGAGAAAGCAACTTTAGAGAATGTCGTATtgcatcagggaaaaaaacaccactcATGGAATACTGAGGTTGTGTGCTGAACTCACAAGTAGCTTGGGAGAAGGTGTTTTTATTGCcactctcccttctcctcccagttttacacattttaaaacctgttttctgTGTCTGGCTACTGCTGTCAGTGAAAGCTGTggtttcttttaatgttttattcatTCCCAATTGTAAATTGTATTTCAGCTTCTGGAGCCAGTCTGTCATCAGCTCTTTGAGTTCTATCGCAGTGGTGAGGAACAACTGCTACGCTTTACGCTGCAGTTTCTGCCAGAATTGATGTGGTGCTACCTTGCCGTCTCAGCCAGCAGAGATTTGCAGAGCAGTGGATGCATAGAGGCTCTTCTCCTAGGAATTTATAACTTGGTTTGTATTCACATGTAATGATTCAGGCCTAAAAATATTGGTGTACTTTTACTATGGAGTATTTTATTGAGGGATAAGTAATTTTTCACAATTGAAACAAAGAGATTGAGTGTCTTGGTTTTGACTTCAGTTGGAGTCTCCTTGTCAGGAAACTGCAACaggaacttttttcttttattttggtgaatatcttctctgttctttttatgGTTCCTGGAAAGTGTTAGTGCACTAATGGCTGAAGGAGCCAAAGGAGTcctattaatattttttgttaattctTGTGTGGAGATTAAACTTAGATTCTACTTGAGAGACGCTACTTTTGAAGTGGTTTCCAACAAATTCTTAGTACTTGATTGCTGAACAGATTGCTTAGGCTTGAGAAATCAGATGTCTTCTTTAATTTTGTAATAAACTTGACAAAATTTATGAAAGCTAGCAATAGAAAGATAGTTTGCTACTATATCACTGCTTTGAAGAACAGAATTGTGACTGAGTGAATCTTTAAGAgtactgtattttaaagcttACTGTTGTGATCTCCATTGGGATTCTCTTCACTGTAGCTTGTGTTCTGGATGTTTTAGGAAGGCTTTTTGGGAAGTGAAAGTGATGAACTGTATGTCTCTTCCCATTCTGAAAATCTGGAGAAGGCAGCTCctatcctttttttaaaaataatctcatgTGCCTTTACCAAGTgagtgaaaatacattttcacctAGGAGTCTGCTTTAAAAGTTCAGAGACTGTTTTAGGCAAAGTATAGGCTGCATGTGCTTTAAGAGTGCTTTGTTATAACTAAGAAAAACATTCCTGGAAAGCCTTTGGGTATATCTTATGCCTTAAGTCAATTCACTTAGTCAGTTTACATAGCCATCCGTTTCCAGCTGCTCAGGGTCATAAAACTTTTACATCAAGCATCCAGATCAACCTGATTTTTGGAATATTGCCCACCCCCCTCCATAAGAACTAGTGCTTATGCTAAAGTAAAGCCATGTTACTGATGCTGACTTCTTTGTTGATAAAGCAACTTGGTAACTTAATCGAGATGGTACTATTGGTCACTGTACAAGGTTGAAAAGGTAGTAGGTGACCTGCTTAGATACTTACTTTCTCTTTAATCAGatactttgttttcaaaagcaagagGGAAGAAGTAGCCTAATACAAATAGTAAATCTTCTGTAAGCATGTATGGTGGTCTCTTGCAACTTGAGGTAATTAACATGCTCAACAGTCTTGTGGTTTCTTactgaaagaaactgaaaaattaacagTTGTTCAGAACAACTTTTAGATTTACTATGTTGTCAGAGTTATGGAATTATTATGGCTGAATCTTGATCatgatctgttttttttctaccctCAACTTGGAGACATACACTGATGGTGCACGCAGGTgatattttttactttcctgaCTGTAATTATCAGTTTTTCCTACTATGCTTCAGATCTTGAAATGCACTTCTCAAACTTAGTTGCAAATCTTATAAGAATGAAAAGTAGAAATAATAGGTATTTTTGGATTTTAAAAGTTTGGGTGTAGCCACTTAATCTTCCCTTCTCCTATATATCgaagaaaagcttttccacATGGATGCAGAAGCAGTATTGAAAATTAGTGTCTGTGGTTTATGGGGAGTGTGGAGGAGCTGTGTAATTTCAGACAGAACAGCTCTGTGTGCCTTTTTATGTCTCAGTCTTCCTTTCTCACTTCATATTCTAGTTTTAAGATTTGAGTTTTAATAATTACTATGTGAAGTTAGGCCTTTAGCCTCCCAAAGCATAGGCTTTTAGGAGACACTGAAGCTCCTCTCTAATCTTTACCTTTGGGTATTTGAAATCTGCTGTTGAAatttagaggggaaaaattttcttgtgtgtgtggtGTTAGTTATCAGTCAGCTCTACTTTAGAACTTATGAAGTGTTTCATATGAAGTACTTAGGTGCTCTTCTGTGATATGTAGGCACATCCTTTTTGTGCTTTACCCATTAGTCTTCCACTAACTTGCAGGACTGAGATGTCTGTTAACATACTGCTACGGTGGTATCTTGCAGGAAAGTAGCTTCTCTAAAGCTTTGCATCTATGCTTTCCTTAACTCTCTCTGAAAGTATGGAGTTATAAAACttgggctttttcaaatactaTGGAGCTGCTGTCACTCCAGAGCTGTAATATTTCCAAAAGAGATTACTTGTAGTCATTACTTGATGGGTAAATTGTTTTCAgaacagaattaaaaagcaTTAACCTTCATGATGAGCAAATAGtgtataaatgaaaaaagataACACTCTTTTAAACATCTGAAGGCTTCCAGTTAGTGTTTTTAAGGTGGACTATGCACGCAAATGTATGTGCCCTCTGTTAAGTCATTTGAATAGTTTCCAGAAACAAAGCAGATGCACAGTCATAGAAGGGAGATATGGAGATAATTTCTAGGTTGTAGCTTGGAATTGCTATAGTGTCCTGATAATAATTTGCTGGCTTTCTTTATCCATTCAGCCCCATCcagcatttaatatttttgagTGTCTGGTTTCTGTAGTACAGAATCACCATtggtattttctgtctttttcaggAGATAGTTGACAAAGAGGGACATAGCAAAGAGCTGAGTTTCACAATTCCATCTTTGTCCAAACCTTCAGTCTATCATGAAGTAAGTGACATCTGCAACTTAAAGTTGTTACTTATTGAAAAAGGCAGTATGCtgttttttaacagtaaaaatgaaaagttgtTTTATGTCTTGCATGATGACATAGGAACATATTTCTTAGTCTGCTGAGTACTACTACCTGGTCTTTGAGGTCTCTTCAATATTCAGTAGTCATAGGTCTAAAATATCCATGCATGAACTATGTAATTTTCTATTCTGAAGCCATTTATCTGGTGTAAAATAACTTCTCAAATCTGAGACAGCTAAGCAGTCAGATAACCTGAAACCTATGGAAAATTTATGTGCAAATATGGTGATGCTGATTGTTGTCTATTTTCACTTGCATTGTAGCAAGGTGTGTTTTGAATTAACCTTTTTCCTTTAGCCTTCCAGCATTGGCTCCATGGCTCTCACTGAAGGAGCTTTATCACAGCATGGTTTGTCCAGGGTTGTATACAGTGGACCTCATCCTCAGAGGGAGATGTTAACAGCTCAGAACAGGTGAAACTATATAATAACATCTTGCTTGAATCACTAatcttaatttcttaaaattatttctctagTTATAGAGTGAAGGTGATATGtctcttctgtgttttgtggggtttttgttgttcttgaACACATGTAAAGTGTACATGCAGAAAGACTGGTAGTGCATATTGCTGCATGAACAGGGAAAGCTCATGGAGCCAAACTATTCAGTTGTCAGTTCATTGAAACAAAATACCAAGTCTGTTCAAATAACTCCTGCAAATTTCTAggtaaactttttttcttttcacaaataAAATTGGTAATGAAATTCTCATGTTTCTTGTAAATCCTAGGTTTGAAGTCCTgacttttcttctgctctgttACAATGCTGCCTTAAGCCACATGCCTGCAGTTTCTCTTCAGTCATTGTGTCAGATTTGTTCAAGGTAATTTCTGTAGGTTGACTACacttaaaatgacattttcgAATTGAAATATAGTCagtttcaacttttttttttttaaaaaagcttcaTGTTCCCAAAAGCACTTGACCTTTTTATTCGTGTTTGCAGCTgcattgtttgcttttaaaaatacctcttATATAACTTTTGGGTTGAGGTCTCAAAATGGGGAAGCAATGGCCTGGCTTATATGCAGTGCTGCTAAATGGAGAAGTCAAATCAAGGGAACTGTTTTTAATCAAAGTAGTTATAGATGTGTTAACTAAACACACTCAGAAATGTCTTATAAAATCTTGGTAAATTTTGCATTGCAATCTTACTAAACATATTTGGGTGATGTGCAAGTTGAAACTTTCTGGAAATTGTAGTAGATATTCAAATTAGAAATGCATCCATTCTTACAGATACTTTGGGTGTTTCCAAAATCTgtccaaaaaaccaaaacagaactcACCTCAGCTTTAATTACAGTGTCTATTTTCcatccatttctttttcaaagaggAAGAGCTGGTAGTAAACATGTaaattttgagatttttttttttttaagtggacTTAAggctaagcaaaaaaaaaaattagattgtTCTCATTAAACCCAGAAGCCCAAGAGAGATCTAGAAGTCAACTACAACCACTTTTTGCCAGTCATAGTTCCCAGGTTCCTCACACAAACAAAGCATGGTAATGGATGCCTGCAGGATTCCTGCCTCTTcagaggaggtgagagagcaTCGGAGCACTTGGCTGTATTTACAAGATATTTGTTGGATATGCTGGTCTAAAATTTAGGGtagaaaatatttagaagttAAGGGTTGTGGGCAGAAATCTGATGCTTATTCTGTTTGGATTGTGTTTGGATTGTGTTTGGGTTAAGAAATTTTTGaagagctttcaaaaaaaacaaaccacaaaacccaaggAAATTGCCAGTAAATGCAAACAAGTCTGCTTCAAAATGTTGAGTGTGTGGATACTGAGTTAAACAGTATCTTTACTTTTATCTTAGCTCTCCATTCCCTTCTGATGTTGGCATCCATGTTTCTCTGCTTACTGAAAATCTTGTCTTGACAGCAGTATAGGATTTTAAGGGAATATGTGTCAGAAGACCAGAATATCTTTCAGCATCCTGTTTGGATGTTTTGTTACTGACAGAACTAACAGAAGAATCTCAAGAATAACTCCTTTAATTGGAGGGTTTGGGCAGTGTTGAATTTAGGTTGGTTTTGAAAGATTTGTTTGAAAGCGATCTACAATGAGTGTGCTTTTTTTCTAGTAAGGCTAATtcaatttttcatcatttttctaaggaagaaaaagcttttagtACTTTTTATAAGCACAAACTATAAATGTGGCACTCGtagcacaaaatattttgtgctggTCTGAAGTGTTGTAAATCAAGTTTTTTTACATTTGGGCATCTTCAGTTCCGAAGTCTCTTTTcataagaatattttcttactCTGTAAAGCAAAGCACTTTGCTGATGTCATTCTAGCCTTTTAGAGGAAGTAACTTGATCAGACTACAGCTTTTGAAACTAATCAATACTGTATGTATTAAAGCCTTTTCTATATAATTATCAGTCTCATCATCCCATTCCTACTGTGAATTCACTATTTTCTCCCAAAAATACTTACTCTATCCCTATGCAGTAGTATTTAGTAAATGCATAAATACATACATcaaaaaaatgctggttttatgGAAACTGGATGCTCACTTGCTGCTACCACCACTCCTCAGGCTTTACACAGCACTGAAATGTGTAGTATTTTAGTGGATGATAAGTGTATCTTTGAGCCAAACCATATGTAGAAAACTGTCTGGAACTAAAGTCTTAAGgtctttgtttggtttttaattggTTAGTTGAGTTTATTTAAGTAGCCAAAGCAGAACATAAATTGGgataaagaaggagaaaaaagtgtaGTGTGTTAGTGGCAAAGTTagtattattaaaattaatagaaatctCTATTACAGATATAATTTGGAAGGGACTACAATATAATCTTTATtcagggtctttttttttctggaaaaaacccccaaacatttcagaggaattttaaaagaattaaagcTTTCTGAGAGTAAACCTTGTTTATGcttaggaaaaggaaataatttgattAATGTCATTAAAGGTCTTTCTAGGCTTGGTCCACTAATAGCCAATGAGTTGAATATTTAACTTTGATTTCCAAAATGTATTGAGTACACAACTTGATGTGGAATTTAGTTGAGAACTAAATTCTAAAGCTGGCTTTCAATGGGACTTTAGAATAGTTTTATTAATAGGACACTTCTGGTCTCTTTGCTCAAAAACTTGCATACAACTTCCATATTATATGCAATGACATTTTCTGTCTGTAATATTAATAACTGAGTGTTGCTACACGCCTTTATATCTTTAAATActattaacttattttttttgtccactCTGCAGCAAATGCATGCATTCAGAATGACTTCTACTGGTAGTTTTCTTTCATATTCCATTTAGTATAAATTTAATAAGTGTGTCTAAGGCAACTGTATTCTGAAGGATTTGAACTCTGCCAGTAGAGGGCAAACCCTTCCTCCATAGTAAGAAAAAGTCTGCTTCATCATGGGATTGTTGGTGGATTTCTTCCTGTGGGTCTGGTGTAGATAAAATGTATACGAAACACTTAGATTTGTAGAGATCTATGCAAAGGTGGTTCTACATTATTTACTAATGACCAATGCATGATTTCTTCAGAATTTGTGTCTGTGGATATCCTCGCCAAAAAGTGAGAAAGTACAACGGAGTCAACAGTAGGATTCCAGTTTCATCTGAATTCATGGTGCAAATGCTAACAGGGATTTATTATGCCTTGTAAGTTGGGGGTTTTATACGcatacaaaattttaaaatgtctgcttAATGCTGATGTCATTTACCCTTTGATAGCCATGTGTGAAGCTTTCTTGTTAACTGAGAGATTAGTAACACAGGAACACTCAAGAGGTGGAGTAATATTAAAACAGTCCTGTCTGAATTTCAGAGTATTTCATAACTAGCTGATAAATAActatgtaatttttaaactgcTCAGGGTGGCCAGTGAAAATGGAACTTTGTCTCCATAGACACTACTTTAGAACAAGTTCTCTAAGCATTAGGCTTACTAGTAATGAATACAAGTAGTTAAACTCCTCTAAACTGAGCTCAAGGAATGCTAAATCTATGAAGGCTATGTGGCCAGGAAGGTTCATCTGTTGATAGAGATGCTTATTATATTTATCTTTCTAGTTATAACGGAGAGTGGGATCTGGCTCGTAAAGCTATGGATGACATTTTGTATAGAGCACAGCTGGAACTTTATCCAGAACCTCTGCTGGTAGGTGTTgtatttcaactttttttttttagtagattTTTTTAGCTGAGGATAACTTCCTGTGAACATGCATGATGTGGCATCACACTAGGAACCTTAATTCCATGAGGTTTATGTGGCTCTGCTTGTGTGAATACCTAGATCTGCAGGTATACACACGTGCATGGGTGGTCTTGGTGTACTTAGTTAAACTGTCATCATCCCTAGTGAGAAAACTATTTTCAGTGGAACACTTCTAAAGAAGTCTTGAAAACTTAGACAGTAACACAGAAGCACTCTGAAGCTCATGTTAAGTAATAGCCACATCTTTAAGTTGGAAACTTTGTCTTAAGCAATGAGCATTGCTTGTAACTCATGCAGAAAGCTGGTGTGCTTTTTTTTGATGTTAAACTGGAATTGTGCACAGTATTCTTTTTGAAGCAATAAGAATCATATGACAAATATTctaaaatttacattttcatgtTAAGAAATTAActgcatcttttcttttctaggTTGCTAATGCAATAAAAGCTTCACTGCCTCAGGGCTCCATGAAATCTAGTAAAGAAGGTACGAGATGCATTCAGGTTGAAATTACACCTACTTCATCCAGAATATCAAGAAATGCTGTGACTAGCATGTCTATCCGAGGGCATAGATGGAAAAGGCATGGTAAGAAACACATTTTGCAATGAATTACTAGCTTTTCATGTGTGTTTTAAATATTGAGAATTTTCTTGTTGGACATCTTCATTGCTAGTTAGCAAACGGCATTttgaaggtttttatttttgtaactgATAAATGGGAATCTTAATGCAGTTCAGATAAAGTATATTCTTCATTTCCTtaatcatgtttttaaaaacaaaacaaaataaaaaaacaaccaaaaaaacgcaccaaaaaaccctcttttGTTAAAGGGAGCTGTATGAAGTTAGTGTCTTTAAAGAGGCTGatgttcctgttttcttctgagaaataGTGGGGTTCTTTATTGCAGAATCTCATCTGTCTGAGGTTATTTAAATAAGAATAGGATTTAAAGGTAGAAGGATATTAGGTGTTGGTTTCGTGGCTTTACCCCAGCCAGCAACTTAGCACCACACAACCACTCATTCAGATCTCCCCAGTGATGTGGAGGGAATCAGAAGAGTAGAAGTGAGAGAATTCCTGGGCTGACGGAAAGACAGTTTCATAgttaaagcaaaagctgtgcatgcaagcaaagcaaaacaaaattcagtCACATTTTCCCATCGACAGGCCGGGGTTCAACCATCTTCAAGAAAGCAGGGCTCAATCACACTGAACAGTTACTGGGAAAGACACATACCATCACTCTGAATGtttcccccttccttcttctcccctAGCTTTTATTGCTGATCATGAGGTCATgtggtatggaatatccctttggtcagctggggcaagctgtcccagctgtgtcccctcccatcTTCTTGTGCACCCTCAGCCTGCTTGCTGGTGGGATGGTGAGAGGCAGAAAAGGCCCTGACTCTGTctaagcactgctcagcaataacaaAACCATCTGTATGATCTATACTGCTTTCAGCACAAATTCAAAACATAGCCCCATGCTGCCTACTGTGGAGAAAATGAACTCTTAACACAGCCAAAACCAACACCTTTGGGCAAATAATATGAGGGTTTTCATGAAGTAGAACACAGGTCTGAGCTGAGAAGTAGAAAAAGAGTGGTTCTAAATGTACTGCAAAATAAGAAACATTATATTCCACTTCTTCTGCCATCTTCAGATAAGGGAAGAGCCACTGGAGCAGCTACCAAAATTTGCCGAGGCGTGTTCTGCTGTCGTCGTAGTTCTGATGGCAGGCTAAGTGAGTGAGTGTAGATAAGAGGGCTCCTATAATAGATTCAATAAAGATTTTGAAGAAGCATCataaatttttttgtctgtgtacTATATGAGCTTTTGTAGCATATGTACAATCTGGTTAGAAAAATCAAGCTATTTGTAAAGGACTGAGAGGTGAGTCAGGTCAgtattaagaaaattatttataaaaatgctGGTAGAAGATGTCTTTAATGACAGAGATAATAGTCACTCTGGTGAGTGAGTATTATGCAGGTGGTTGTAGTACCAATAGTAAGCTTCCAGAGAGAGTGGAGGGCAGAGTTAAAATAAccaaatttcttttcaattgATTTAAAACTGCTAAAAATATCAGACAAGTGTGAGGAGCAAAACATTAGTGTCTTTAACTTGAGTGAGGTCCAGTAGCAAGTGATTATTGAAATTTCAAAACTGTTTATGAccattttagtttttattatttatttttctttcttcaggctTATGGTTGTTAAGCAGAGGTTATTTACCAAGTGGAGGAAAACTGTATGATAGCTCAGCTTTTAAATGGACAAATGCCCTCTGAAGCTTGGCAATTTTATCAGCTATTTTGAGTGGTTCTGATGCTTGTTCAAATGAGGTAGTGGAGGAGGATGAGAGATGAGGGATACTGGATTCTAGTTCATTCAGAATAATTGGAACTGCATTAGAATAAACATGCACTTTGTCtttgtttacagaaaaaaagaaaagaaattaaaacgTTACATAATCAGTATAGGAAACACCCTtgtaagaaagcaaaattttcagCAAATACAGAAATCTAGAAGTTTTTACAATTATTGCCTTCATGCGGAGGATGATGCTTGGTGAAGTTCAAGGAGAAATGGGTGAGGCAAATA
Coding sequences within:
- the HYCC1 gene encoding hyccin isoform X7; amino-acid sequence: MLAVDTGVVEEWLSEFKTLPEASISSYAANLKDKSTLISSLYKVIQNPQSELLEPVCHQLFEFYRSGEEQLLRFTLQFLPELMWCYLAVSASRDLQSSGCIEALLLGIYNLEIVDKEGHSKELSFTIPSLSKPSVYHEPSSIGSMALTEGALSQHGLSRVVYSGPHPQREMLTAQNRFEVLTFLLLCYNAALSHMPAVSLQSLCQICSRICVCGYPRQKVRKYNGVNSRIPVSSEFMVQMLTGIYYAFYNGEWDLARKAMDDILYRAQLELYPEPLLVANAIKASLPQGSMKSSKEGTRCIQVEITPTSSRISRNAVTSMSIRGHRWKRHDKGRATGAATKICRGVFCCRRSSDGRLSE
- the HYCC1 gene encoding hyccin isoform X5, translated to MLAVDTGVVEEWLSEFKTLPEASISSYAANLKDKSTLISSLYKVIQNPQSELLEPVCHQLFEFYRSGEEQLLRFTLQFLPELMWCYLAVSASRDLQSSGCIEALLLGIYNLEIVDKEGHSKELSFTIPSLSKPSVYHEPSSIGSMALTEGALSQHGLSRVVYSGPHPQREMLTAQNRFEVLTFLLLCYNAALSHMPAVSLQSLCQICSRICVCGYPRQKVRKYNGVNSRIPVSSEFMVQMLTGIYYAFYNGEWDLARKAMDDILYRAQLELYPEPLLVANAIKASLPQGSMKSSKEGTRCIQVEITPTSSRISRNAVTSMSIRGHRWKRHEQPENGNDATELGNFIIPEISVTSVAGERTGNGEKSRALAENDVQHLQGVQETATDPRTDSKGMPEIRRQKSVRKMMEDGINSSGRVQF
- the HYCC1 gene encoding hyccin isoform X2, translating into MLAVDTGVVEEWLSEFKTLPEASISSYAANLKDKSTLISSLYKVIQNPQSELLEPVCHQLFEFYRSGEEQLLRFTLQFLPELMWCYLAVSASRDLQSSGCIEALLLGIYNLEIVDKEGHSKELSFTIPSLSKPSVYHEPSSIGSMALTEGALSQHGLSRVVYSGPHPQREMLTAQNRFEVLTFLLLCYNAALSHMPAVSLQSLCQICSRICVCGYPRQKVRKYNGVNSRIPVSSEFMVQMLTGIYYAFYNGEWDLARKAMDDILYRAQLELYPEPLLVANAIKASLPQGSMKSSKEGTRCIQVEITPTSSRISRNAVTSMSIRGHRWKRHGNTDLANQEDLIEVSETDEGFYSRATSNTSQSALSNSSNTSSKNLLGKSQRRSGGSKTGGKEKEGESCREHLSRKQTQRAMSENLELVSLKRLTLTTSQSLPKPGSHSLARTTTTVFSKSFEQVSGVSVPNNRGSVAGTEANRFSACSLQEEKLIYGTERADLPVLSKQPNQQRPPSISITLSTD
- the HYCC1 gene encoding hyccin isoform X6 translates to MLAVDTGVVEEWLSEFKTLPEASISSYAANLKDKSTLISSLYKVIQNPQSELLEPVCHQLFEFYRSGEEQLLRFTLQFLPELMWCYLAVSASRDLQSSGCIEALLLGIYNLEIVDKEGHSKELSFTIPSLSKPSVYHEPSSIGSMALTEGALSQHGLSRVVYSGPHPQREMLTAQNRFEVLTFLLLCYNAALSHMPAVSLQSLCQICSRICVCGYPRQKVRKYNGVNSRIPVSSEFMVQMLTGIYYAFYNGEWDLARKAMDDILYRAQLELYPEPLLVANAIKASLPQGSMKSSKEGTRCIQVEITPTSSRISRNAVTSMSIRGHRWKRHEQPENGNDATELGNFIIPEISVTSVAGERTGNGEKSRALAENDVQHLQGVQETATDPRTDSKGMPEIRRQKSVILI
- the HYCC1 gene encoding hyccin isoform X1 encodes the protein MLAVDTGVVEEWLSEFKTLPEASISSYAANLKDKSTLISSLYKVIQNPQSELLEPVCHQLFEFYRSGEEQLLRFTLQFLPELMWCYLAVSASRDLQSSGCIEALLLGIYNLEIVDKEGHSKELSFTIPSLSKPSVYHEPSSIGSMALTEGALSQHGLSRVVYSGPHPQREMLTAQNRFEVLTFLLLCYNAALSHMPAVSLQSLCQICSRICVCGYPRQKVRKYNGVNSRIPVSSEFMVQMLTGIYYAFYNGEWDLARKAMDDILYRAQLELYPEPLLVANAIKASLPQGSMKSSKEGTRCIQVEITPTSSRISRNAVTSMSIRGHRWKRHEQPENGNTDLANQEDLIEVSETDEGFYSRATSNTSQSALSNSSNTSSKNLLGKSQRRSGGSKTGGKEKEGESCREHLSRKQTQRAMSENLELVSLKRLTLTTSQSLPKPGSHSLARTTTTVFSKSFEQVSGVSVPNNRGSVAGTEANRFSACSLQEEKLIYGTERADLPVLSKQPNQQRPPSISITLSTD